GTTGAGGTTCCTTCAAATACGCAAGTAATTGTTAAAGGAATTAATAAAGAACAAATTGGCGAATTAGCTGCTAAAATTCGTGGTATTCGTCCACCAGAACCTTATAAAGGCAAAGGAATTCGCTATGTTGGTGAATATGTACGCCGTAAAGAAGGTAAAACTGGAAAATAAACCATTCTTATAAATGAATGGGTATAAAAAGCTGAATATTCAGCATAAATTAAAGAGGTGACTATTGTGATAATAAAACCAGATAAAAATAAAACACGTCAAAAAAGACATCAACGTGTACGTAACAAAATCTCTGGTACTGCTGAGTGCCCACGCTTGAACGTGTTTCGTTCTAATAAAAACATCTACGCTCAAATTATTGATGACGTAGCGGGTGTGACGCTAGCAAGTGCCTCTGCCTTAGATAAGGAAATTACAGGTGAAACAAAAACTGAAAAAGCAGCTTCTGTTGGTGAATTAATTGCTAAACGTGCTGCAGATAAAAAAATTAAAAAAGTAGTCTTTGATCGTGGTGGCTATCTTTACCATGGTCGCGTACAAGCTTTAGCCGAAGCAGCTCGTGAAAATGGGCTAGAATTCTAAAAAGGAGGGAACACCATACGTGATGGCTTATACTTATATTGATCCAAAAAACTTGGAATTAGAAGACCGTGTTGTTGCCATTAATCGTGTAACTAAAGTTGTTAAAGGTGGACGTCGTTTACGTTTTGCTGCTTTAGTTGTTGTTGGCGATAGAAATGGTCATGTTGGTTTTGGGACTGGTAAAGCGCAAGAAGTACCAGAAGCAATTCGTAAAGCAATTGAA
The genomic region above belongs to Melissococcus plutonius ATCC 35311 and contains:
- the rplR gene encoding 50S ribosomal protein L18 — translated: MIIKPDKNKTRQKRHQRVRNKISGTAECPRLNVFRSNKNIYAQIIDDVAGVTLASASALDKEITGETKTEKAASVGELIAKRAADKKIKKVVFDRGGYLYHGRVQALAEAARENGLEF